Proteins co-encoded in one Uloborus diversus isolate 005 chromosome 9, Udiv.v.3.1, whole genome shotgun sequence genomic window:
- the LOC129230436 gene encoding eIF-2-alpha kinase GCN2-like, giving the protein MDKIPYKECQDNEFFSITAIFPDEVTDLRKQTKSAKWKPLEMEIQVFPEESMTSDNGRNTQIDLYVKCSENYPDASPFIDIKKSKGISNQNLAILKSELQAKAKELVGREMILELVYHSRSFLYSHKQPHYDSFFDEMVCNNLKKQQLEAERLAKQKQELENLEQQKKLAIEQEKQRKIEALRDANKRTRFVDDNTTNHLNPSVEFRGRRTSTSRQRSRSTSISKENCSADTDLQPECKEVFNTKLKFVGKKEFNVNCGRCLGHNERGCVTYYGMDSGSGVPIVVIKWTLHFNVSHKLKGEEWEALQKEQANYLKQIAAIEQEFKNLRNASFKHLVNYLGMIYFSRKDKIIIYVLQEYVSGCNFALIYKDIRPTIPQLQHYSREILKSLKYLHENSIVHKNLRSSSLFLDNSGIIRVADFSLDKKLYDLYRSLTKEEEIDVYPPTIGKGGKKSDIYRLGVILLSFLLEELPKTSPVIIPEYLNPTFKDFLNKCLLHDEQERWSAEQLLSHPFLAHQSVCGMLPKDIEMNDDIEDDSMNILLSDEGIQGSRLRNEFDVLKVLGRGGFGHVWKVKNKLDARVYALKRIPLNPSNKQLNRKIKREVKLLSRLNHENIVRYYNSWIEATPEVERNLDVLNDKSSEKEMDVVDSLGAQFSSSVQWEIHDKDLSSSEDECEDDDFIVFLSDNSDSNEKGNEKHANANSDDSSTIEQVTTDSDSSKSTSKVRQFMYIQMEFCEKSTLRTAIDNGLHNDVSLVWRLFREIVEGLHHIHQQGVIHRDLKPVNIFLDSKDHVKIGDFGLATDVISKPFLGDINFSDQDQQSRSELGDGTQTGNVGTAFYVAPELATSFKVSYSQKVDIYSLGIIFFEMCYPPPVTAMERNVIISNLRHRDIVFPAKASEMLTEEMLQIIKWLLQHDVTKRPSSNELITSKYIPPLLMEETELNSLLYTTVSNPQSRMYKHMINALFDQEVSTEFDFTYDIDVFRSPSLKNKPNQLFSNVMDTLNKIMRLHGAVYFSVPTLMPKSSVIENENCVHVMEHGGGMVMLPYNLRIPFARYIARKEIDFFRRYSLEKVFRQQKVFGCHPREQYEFSFDIVTPTPDSFLPDAEVLSAISEIISEFTSLESRNYYIRLNHALLLKAIFLYSEIDESLENEIYEIAGQQKNKTITKALLMDEHNSFELNQRSLSRLSQFIEIEEGIEKMTNVLHPVMQKKGKACMLARSCLKELENIINLAQTLSIKLPILVCPGLVHNITSFSGMLFQCVCKLKTSKRKGNIDILAVGGRYDKLIGSFKLKVETGKSLNQSAVGVSIAIESIVAAELEANVSQEPGVADFLIHSEDSGLAVEKASLLKELWDLGIRGTVLYDKNMTFDDAADFCRNHGIQHILFIRKEEPGIIKIRSIERDRVYEKKIIHSELKEQLLKLCSKSQQENSLVKIECSRSTSFTNCSSNNLLVNVRFLPQDKTHANRKREQNIRTHVISTLQLSSSRVWELVPVDLKMAVVGTIISVCDISANVDSIQRSFDVIIDEFTKYKKYLSQLCEEICDIKAKKSGCAIVIYSLPDNNFKVLL; this is encoded by the coding sequence ATGGACAAGATTCCGTATAAGGAATGCCAAGATAATGAATTCTTTTCAATTACTGCTATCTTTCCCGATGAAGTTACTGACTTACGAAAACAGACAAAAAGTGCAAAATGGAAGCCACTTGAAATGGAAATTCAAGTATTTCCTGAAGAAAGCATGACTAGTGACAACGGACGAAACACCCAAATTGATCTTTACGTTAAATGCTCTGAAAATTATCCCGATGCTTCTCCTTTTATTGATATTAAGAAATCCAAAGGGATTTCAAACCAGAATTTAGCCATACTCAAGTCTGAGTTGCAAGCCAAAGCCAAAGAACTTGTTGGTAGAGAAATGATATTAGAATTGGTTTATCATTCTAGGTCCTTTTTATATAGCCACAAGCAGCCCCATTATGattcattttttgatgaaatggtGTGCAATAATTTGAAGAAGCAGCAGTTAGAAGCAGAAAGACTTGCAAAACAGAAACAAGAGCTGGAGAATTTAGAACAACAGAAAAAACTAGCCATTGAACAAGAAAAACAACGCAAAATAGAAGCTCTGCGAGATGCCAACAAGCGGACTCGATTTGTTGATGACAACACAACCAATCATTTAAATCCTTCCGTTGAATTTCGTGGTAGAAGAACTTCAACATCCAGGCAAAGAAGTAGGAGTACTTCAATCAGTAAAGAGAATTGTTCTGCGGATACTGATCTGCAACCAGAATGTAAAGAAGTTTTTAACACAAAACTCAAATTTGTtggaaaaaaggaatttaatgTCAATTGTGGTCGCTGTTTAGGGCATAATGAAAGAGGCTGTGTTACTTATTATGGGATGGATTCTGGTAGTGGAGTACCTATCGTTGTCATTAAATGGACGTTACATTTCAATGTCAGTCACAAACTGAAAGGAGAAGAGTGGGAGGCACTTCAGAAAGAGCAAGCTaactatttaaaacaaattgctgCCATAGAACAAGAATTTAAGAATCTTAGAAATGCTTCTTTTAAGCATTTAGTAAACTACTTGGGAATGATCTATTTTTCTCGGAAAGATAAAATAATTATCTATGTCCTTCAAGAATATGTTTCAGGATGCAATTTTGCTCTAATTTATAAAGATATTCGACCGACTATTCCACAGTTGCAGCATTATTCACGAGAAATTCttaaaagcttgaaatatttGCACGAAAATTCAATTGTGCATAAAAATCTTCGTTCCTCAAGTCTATTTCTCGATAATTCTGGAATAATCCGTGTTGCCGATTTCAGCTTGGATAAAAAGTTATACGATTTGTATAGGTCCCttacaaaagaagaagaaattgatgTCTATCCACCAACCATTGGcaaaggagggaaaaaaagtgacatttatcGTCTTGGTGTGATATTACTCTCTTTCTTACTGGAGGAACTTCCCAAAACATCTCCTGTTATCATTCCTGAATATTTAAATCCTACTTTTAAAGACttcttaaataaatgtttattacaTGATGAGCAAGAACGGTGGTCAGCTGAACAGCTGCTCTCTCATCCATTTCTTGCTCATCAATCTGTTTGTGGAATGTTGCCGAAAGACATTGAAATGAATGACGACATAGAAGATGATTCTATGAACATTTTACTATCGGACGAAGGCATTCAAGGTTCTCGTCTGCGCAATGAGTTTGATGTGTTGAAAGTTTTAGGAAGAGGTGGTTTTGGGCATGTGtggaaagtcaaaaataaattagatGCTCGAGTATATGCTTTGAAAAGGATACCTTTAAATCCTTCCAATAAACAGCTGAATCGTAAAATTAAGCGTGAAGTGAAACTTTTGTCTAGATTAAATCATGAAAATATTGTTAGATATTATAATTCATGGATAGAGGCAACTCCTGAAGTCGAAAGAAACTTAGATGTGCTTAATGATAAATCAAGCGAAAAAGAAATGGATGTTGTTGACTCACTTGGAGCACAATTTTCATCTTCAGTGCAGTGGGAAATTCATGATAAGGATTTATCCTCATCAGAAGATGAATGTGAAGATGatgattttatagttttcttgTCAGATAATTCAGACAGTAatgaaaaaggaaatgaaaaacatGCAAATGCGAACAGTGACGATAGTTCAACTATTGAACAAGTGACCACAGACTCTGACAGCAGCAAATCTACAAGTAAAGTTCGCCAGTTTATGTATATTCAAATggagttttgtgaaaaaagtacGTTGAGAACTGCTATTGATAATGGCTTGCATAATGATGTTTCTTTGGTGTGGAGATTGTTTAGAGAAATTGTTGAAGGTCTTCATCATATTCACCAGCAAGGTGTTATTCACAGAGATTTAAAacctgtaaatatttttcttgattcTAAGGATCATGTTAAAATTGGAGATTTTGGTTTGGCTACGGATGTTATTTCAAAGCCGTTTCTTGGTGATATTAATTTTAGCGATCAAGACCAGCAATCTCGTTCTGAATTGGGTGATGGGACTCAAACCGGAAATGTTGGTACTGCGTTCTACGTTGCTCCAGAACTTGCAACATCCTTTAAAGTCAGCTATAGTCAAAAAGTAGATATTTATAGTTTaggtattatattttttgaaatgtgctaCCCGCCTCCTGTTACTGCTATGGAGAGGAATGTTATTATATCAAACTTACGACATCGAGATATTGTATTTCCAGCAAAAGCCAGTGAAATGCTGACGGAAGAGATGCTACAGATAATTAAATGGCTTTTACAACATGATGTCACCAAGAGGCCAAGTTCTAATGAACTCATCACTTCCAAATATATTCCCCCCTTGCTCATGGAAGAAACGGAACTGAATAGTCTTTTGTATACAACCGTTTCTAACCCACAAAGCAGAATGTATAAACACATGATTAATGCTTTATTTGATCAAGAAGTTTCAACAGAATTTGATTTTACATATGATATTGATGTGTTCAGAAGCCCAAGCCTCAAAAATAAACCTAATCAGCTGTTTAGTAATGTCATGGACACGCTCAATAAAATAATGCGGCTTCATGGTGCGGTGTATTTTTCAGTGCCAACTTTAATGCCAAAGAGTTCAgtcattgaaaatgaaaattgtgtCCATGTTATGGAACATGGTGGAGGTATGGTTATGCTGCCGTATAACTTGCGTATACCATTTGCTCGGTACATAGCGagaaaagaaattgatttctttAGACGTTATTCCTTGGAGAAAGTATTTCGGCAGCAAAAAGTGTTTGGTTGCCATCCCAGAGAACAATATGAATTTTCTTTTGACATTGTGACCCCCACTCCAGATTCCTTTTTGCCTGATGCTGAAGTTCTTTCTGCTATCTCCGAAATAATTTCTGAATTCACGTCATTGGAATCCAGAAATTACTATATTCGCTTAAATCATGCATTACTtctaaaagcaatatttttatattCCGAAATAGATGAAagtcttgaaaatgaaatttatgaaataGCAGGGCaacagaaaaacaaaacaattacaaaagCGTTATTGATGGATGAGCACAACTCCTTTGAATTAAATCAAAGGTCTCTCAGCAGGTTGAGTCAGTTCATTGAAATTGAAGAAGGGATTGAAAAGATGACCAATGTTCTTCACCCAGTCATGCAAAAGAAGGGCAAAGCGTGCATGTTGGCTAGGAGTTGTTTGAAAGAGTTGGAAAACATCATCAATCTTGCTCAGACGTTATCCATTAAGCTTCCTATTCTCGTGTGCCCAGGGTTAGTGCATAACATAACATCCTTCTCTGGGATGTTGTTTCAGTGTGTTTGCAAACTTAAAACTTCCAAGAGAAAAGGAAACATTGACATTTTGGCGGTTGGAGGACGCTATGATAAATTAATTGGCTCATTCAAACTGAAAGTGGAGACTGGGAAATCTTTGAACCAATCTGCTGTAGGTGTGAGCATAGCAATTGAAAGCATCGTTGCTGCTGAGCTGGAGGCTAATGTGAGCCAAGAGCCGGGGGTTGCCGACTTCCTCATTCATTCCGAGGATAGCGGTTTAGCGGTGGAAAAGGCTTCGTTGCTCAAAGAATTGTGGGACCTTGGGATCAGAGGGACAGTTCTTTATGACAAAAACATGACCTTTGACGATGCTGCTGATTTCTGTAGAAATCACGGAATACAGCACATTCTTTTCATTCGGAAGGAAGAACCGGGCATCATAAAAATACGATCCATTGAAAGAGACAGAGTTTATGAAAAGAAGATCATTCATTCTGAGTTGAAAGAACAATTACTAAAACTCTGCTCAAAGTCTCAGCAAGAAAATTCTTTGGTGAAAATTGAATGCTCACGCAGTACTTCATTTACTAACTGTAGCTCCAACAACTTGTTGGTTAATGTGCGTTTTCTACCTCAGGATAAAACGCATGCGAATCGTAAACGAGAGCAAAATATTCGGACTCATGTGATATCTACCTTGCAGCTCTCTTCTAGTCGTGTCTGGGAGTTAGTCCCAGTGGACCTCAAAATGGCAGTGGTGGGAACAATCATCTCTGTGTGTGATATTTCCGCAAATGTGGACAGTATTCAGAGAAGTTTCGATGTCATTATAGATGAATTcaccaaatacaaaaaatatctcTCTCAACTTTGTGAGGAAATTTGTGATATTAAAGCCAAAAAGTCAGGATGTGCTATTGTTATTTATAGTTTGCCCGATAATAATTTCAAGGTCCTTTTGTAA